A region of the Pseudorasbora parva isolate DD20220531a chromosome 18, ASM2467924v1, whole genome shotgun sequence genome:
TCAATTATGGCGGGGGAGACGTTTACAAAACAACTATCATTACTGAACTCTCTATCCAAATTCTTTTTAACAACAATGGTCAACCAAAAGTCATTAATGTCTGGGGATATCTGTGATTGCGAGCACGTGATGTATATGAGAAAAACAAAGTGAAAGGAAATAGGACATATGGTTTCAGAAGCAAATTTGCCCTTTACCACTAGAGGTGAAACAGTTCCAAAAAAATacatactttttaaataaaaaaaataaaaaggcatGCTTGTGTCTAGCAATGCTTTTGCTGTTTACTAGTGCCTCAATGGCCAGATATCCTGtcaatatttttcaaaatgtctAATTTTATAATTTGGCATATTttgtggccacttatggctcatTAAATAACTAATATCAGCAATCCAATGTTACAATATGGATAACTGTAATCGGTATTGCATTAATCAATGCAAAGTGACGTATCTGGTATTCACAGAACAAACCAAAACACTGATTTTTAGACCTCTATTAACCATACAGCCATGCTAAGTGTTGAAACAGAACAAAACCAGGGGGCTCATCCTATGAAAACATTCCTTATAAATCCAGGTCAcattaaatgctttaaaatgcataaatgtggATAAAGGGCAGTTCTAATAGTTTTCTGGAACTACCAATAGTTTCTCTAAATGCAAAGCAAGCCAAcatgaacaaagacattttcaCACACCCgttcaacacacatttatccATTCAATCCCAAAACTTTCAGCACTTCCatcctaaacacacacacagctgggtTCCCAACACCACCCAACAAAGTCAATATTTTTCTGCTGCTTTTAACCCTCTACCGCTGATCTCACTATCCATATCATGCACCAtctaatacaaataataaaagcAACTGTGCAGCTAATACACAAATGAACATAGGCAGGGACAgggaaatgaaaaataaaatcaccTGATTATTCTTGGTGCACCCGTTTTTTATCCCCTGTCTGCTACCAATGGGGTGCTCCAAAGAGATACACTGGTAAAAAAAATGGCAAGGGAAGAAAATATGATATAGTGCTACAGCAAGACAGAAACAAAGCCACACAAAAAAATGCTACATCTACATTTAGGCATTCAATTTTTGCAGCTGGTTGCGGTAGAGGGCTAAAACGCAGCTCTACGTTTAAGTACACAAATTCCAAACTGAAAGCAGAGGAGCTTGCTGTGAAATGGGGTTAAGTGGAAGCCCCTCTAGGTCCTACAGAGCAAAAGCATTGATTGAAACAGTCATGTGGGTGTAGTTTGAAAAGGATAATCAGAAGGGTTGACATATCAGGAGGCCTGAGAGATAAAGGGTACTTGGTCCTTGTTTTGAAACCCACCTGTTCCGCACCCACCTGTTCCTGCAGCTCGGCGAGCCGGGTGGCCCTCTCCTCCTCGGAGTCGGAGCTGTCAGAGGTGGAGGAGTCGCCACTGCTCTCACTGCTGACAGTACTCTTACTGACCACACCGGCCCCGCCTACACCGCCTGCCCCAGCCACATCCACTGGCTCATCAGGCATCTTTGCAAAACGCATTTCAAACACATCCTGAGAGAAAAGACAAATGTCACTAATTTATGCaatacttattttaaaataaaaattgtacaGGTGTGTAAAAGGAGAGGACTTACCTGCAGCTTCCTGGCCATAGCAACCACCTCATGATCAGGAGGGTTGTACTTGTAACAATTTGAGAACATTAATCTGACATCTGCAGCAAAATTCTGTGCATCCTGGTATTCTCGACTGTCCATTTTTTTCTGCAAgcagcaaaaaaagagaaaatttcAAAAACTAGCACTGAATTGCAAAAAAATGATACTTTGTAACAAAAACGCTAAACATACTTTCACTGTGCTTAAGTCCATGGGGTGTTTGATTATGTCATGGTAGTCATGTAGCTCAAGAGCCTCCGCGTCGACAGGCTTATAAAAGGGCCAGGCGTATGCAGCGTGTTTTTtggaaagcatttctttaaggatgacctcaCAGTACTTCAGCTGCTCTGAAAGCCTGCCCTTTTTGCTTCCCTGCACACCTAGTTCATCTTCTTCAAAATCCTTTTTAGGTGGTTTGATGGGGCGACCGGTGCTCTCGCGCCTGGATGCCACCTTGCCCTGTGTCGCTTCTAAAATAGGGCTGGGCGACTGACTCCTGCTCGCGGTGATGGCAGAGGTAGTAGGGGTGGTTGTGTCTGCTTTCCTCTTTACCCCCTTCTTCTAGGAAACAGAAGCAACCACACACATGGGGAAACACAAAGCCAGAAGTGAGGCACTGTCACTGCATTTATCACAGGATATTTTAAGAGGACCTGCAACTTACTTTGACCACGGGTTGTGATGGAGGCATGCTGGGTATTATGGCAGCAGCAGTTGTGTTCTGTACAGCTGGTAAGCTAGTGGCGATAGTGGGCGCTGGAGCTGGAGATACAACCGCTGTCTGTAAACTTGGTGAGGTGGCACCAGGGAAAACAGAAGTGGGCGAGCCAGAGGAAACGGCCACTTCCGGCTGACCTGCATTTGTATGATTAGGAAAATGATGATTCGTTTTCGACTTGTGCATGAACACAGAATTGTTTTGATCAATGCATCATTCAGGCTTTTAACTTTACCGGGTCCGGCTGGTTTGCGTCCTTTACCCTTTGGAGCGGGAGGAAGAAGCTCAACCTCCTCTTGAGGCATCAGGGCCACTTTCTGAAGGAAGATCTTCTCTAATGCTTGTGCCATCAGCACAATGTCATCTGTTGgctgagaaaacaaacaagaaatgAACATGGATTGCGGTTGCAAAAGCAGCCTCGTCCCAGAAATTTTTAACCTATATTGAGCCAAGCCATACCTTGTTGTAAATGTAACAGTTTGTGAACATGGTGTTGAAGTCCTGCATACACTCGCTTGCACTCCAGTAGTACACATTTTCCAGTCTTTTTTTGATGGTGCCCATGTCCATTGGGTTCTTTATTATCTTGTGATAGTCCTGGACACCAAAAAGAAGCAGAAAGTCTTTCAACATCACGTggtaatataaaacaaaaaaggatTATTGACATGCTCTCATTCTCAAAGGGAAACAGCCT
Encoded here:
- the brd3a gene encoding bromodomain-containing protein 3a isoform X2; translated protein: MSTVTSATPEPPTVANPPPPEVTNPTKPGRKTNQLQYMQNVVVKTLWRHQFAWPFYQPVDAIKLGLPDYHKIIKNPMDMGTIKKRLENVYYWSASECMQDFNTMFTNCYIYNKPTDDIVLMAQALEKIFLQKVALMPQEEVELLPPAPKGKGRKPAGPGQPEVAVSSGSPTSVFPGATSPSLQTAVVSPAPAPTIATSLPAVQNTTAAAIIPSMPPSQPVVKKGVKRKADTTTPTTSAITASRSQSPSPILEATQGKVASRRESTGRPIKPPKKDFEEDELGVQGSKKGRLSEQLKYCEVILKEMLSKKHAAYAWPFYKPVDAEALELHDYHDIIKHPMDLSTVKKKMDSREYQDAQNFAADVRLMFSNCYKYNPPDHEVVAMARKLQDVFEMRFAKMPDEPVDVAGAGGVGGAGVVSKSTVSSESSGDSSTSDSSDSEEERATRLAELQEQVGAEQCISLEHPIGSRQGIKNGCTKNNQLKAVHEQLAALSQAPVSKPKKKKEKKEKDKKKENKHNKSKPEEKGKPAQPPKPAQQKKGPARKANSTVPGNRQPKKGGRGPGYESDEEMSLPMTYDEKRQLSLDINRLPGEKLGRVVHIIQSREPSLRDSNPDEIEIDFETLKPSTLRELERYVKSCLQKKQRKPPQKGGSGPSRLSGSSSSSDSGSSSSSGSTSDSSDSD
- the brd3a gene encoding bromodomain-containing protein 3a isoform X3 codes for the protein MSTVTSATPEPPTVANPPPPEVTNPTKPGRKTNQLQYMQNVVVKTLWRHQFAWPFYQPVDAIKLGLPDYHKIIKNPMDMGTIKKRLENVYYWSASECMQDFNTMFTNCYIYNKPTDDIVLMAQALEKIFLQKVALMPQEEVELLPPAPKGKGRKPAGPGQPEVAVSSGSPTSVFPGATSPSLQTAVVSPAPAPTIATSLPAVQNTTAAAIIPSMPPSQPVVKKKGVKRKADTTTPTTSAITASRSQSPSPILEATQGKVASRRESTGRPIKPPKKDFEEDELGVQGSKKGRLSEQLKYCEVILKEMLSKKHAAYAWPFYKPVDAEALELHDYHDIIKHPMDLSTVKKKMDSREYQDAQNFAADVRLMFSNCYKYNPPDHEVVAMARKLQDVFEMRFAKMPDEPVDVAGAGGVGGAGVVSKSTVSSESSGDSSTSDSSDSEEERATRLAELQEQCISLEHPIGSRQGIKNGCTKNNQLKAVHEQLAALSQAPVSKPKKKKEKKEKDKKKENKHNKSKPEEKGKPAQPPKPAQQKKGPARKANSTVPGNRQPKKGGRGPGYESDEEMSLPMTYDEKRQLSLDINRLPGEKLGRVVHIIQSREPSLRDSNPDEIEIDFETLKPSTLRELERYVKSCLQKKQRKPPQKGGSGPSRLSGSSSSSDSGSSSSSGSTSDSSDSD
- the brd3a gene encoding bromodomain-containing protein 3a isoform X1, giving the protein MSTVTSATPEPPTVANPPPPEVTNPTKPGRKTNQLQYMQNVVVKTLWRHQFAWPFYQPVDAIKLGLPDYHKIIKNPMDMGTIKKRLENVYYWSASECMQDFNTMFTNCYIYNKPTDDIVLMAQALEKIFLQKVALMPQEEVELLPPAPKGKGRKPAGPGQPEVAVSSGSPTSVFPGATSPSLQTAVVSPAPAPTIATSLPAVQNTTAAAIIPSMPPSQPVVKKKGVKRKADTTTPTTSAITASRSQSPSPILEATQGKVASRRESTGRPIKPPKKDFEEDELGVQGSKKGRLSEQLKYCEVILKEMLSKKHAAYAWPFYKPVDAEALELHDYHDIIKHPMDLSTVKKKMDSREYQDAQNFAADVRLMFSNCYKYNPPDHEVVAMARKLQDVFEMRFAKMPDEPVDVAGAGGVGGAGVVSKSTVSSESSGDSSTSDSSDSEEERATRLAELQEQVGAEQCISLEHPIGSRQGIKNGCTKNNQLKAVHEQLAALSQAPVSKPKKKKEKKEKDKKKENKHNKSKPEEKGKPAQPPKPAQQKKGPARKANSTVPGNRQPKKGGRGPGYESDEEMSLPMTYDEKRQLSLDINRLPGEKLGRVVHIIQSREPSLRDSNPDEIEIDFETLKPSTLRELERYVKSCLQKKQRKPPQKGGSGPSRLSGSSSSSDSGSSSSSGSTSDSSDSD
- the brd3a gene encoding bromodomain-containing protein 3a isoform X4, with the protein product MSTVTSATPEPPTVANPPPPEVTNPTKPGRKTNQLQYMQNVVVKTLWRHQFAWPFYQPVDAIKLGLPDYHKIIKNPMDMGTIKKRLENVYYWSASECMQDFNTMFTNCYIYNKPTDDIVLMAQALEKIFLQKVALMPQEEVELLPPAPKGKGRKPAGPGQPEVAVSSGSPTSVFPGATSPSLQTAVVSPAPAPTIATSLPAVQNTTAAAIIPSMPPSQPVVKKKGVKRKADTTTPTTSAITASRSQSPSPILEATQGKVASRRESTGRPIKPPKKDFEEDELGVQGSKKGRLSEQLKYCEVILKEMLSKKHAAYAWPFYKPVDAEALELHDYHDIIKHPMDLSTVKKKMDSREYQDAQNFAADVRLMFSNCYKYNPPDHEVVAMARKLQDVFEMRFAKMPDEPVDVAGAGGVGGAGVVSKSTVSSESSGDSSTSDSSDSEEERATRLAELQEQVGAEQLKAVHEQLAALSQAPVSKPKKKKEKKEKDKKKENKHNKSKPEEKGKPAQPPKPAQQKKGPARKANSTVPGNRQPKKGGRGPGYESDEEMSLPMTYDEKRQLSLDINRLPGEKLGRVVHIIQSREPSLRDSNPDEIEIDFETLKPSTLRELERYVKSCLQKKQRKPPQKGGSGPSRLSGSSSSSDSGSSSSSGSTSDSSDSD
- the brd3a gene encoding bromodomain-containing protein 3a isoform X5; protein product: MSTVTSATPEPPTVANPPPPEVTNPTKPGRKTNQLQYMQNVVVKTLWRHQFAWPFYQPVDAIKLGLPDYHKIIKNPMDMGTIKKRLENVYYWSASECMQDFNTMFTNCYIYNKPTDDIVLMAQALEKIFLQKVALMPQEEVELLPPAPKGKGRKPAGPGQPEVAVSSGSPTSVFPGATSPSLQTAVVSPAPAPTIATSLPAVQNTTAAAIIPSMPPSQPVVKKKGVKRKADTTTPTTSAITASRSQSPSPILEATQGKVASRRESTGRPIKPPKKDFEEDELGVQGSKKGRLSEQLKYCEVILKEMLSKKHAAYAWPFYKPVDAEALELHDYHDIIKHPMDLSTVKKKMDSREYQDAQNFAADVRLMFSNCYKYNPPDHEVVAMARKLQDVFEMRFAKMPDEPVDVAGAGGVGGAGVVSKSTVSSESSGDSSTSDSSDSEEERATRLAELQEQLKAVHEQLAALSQAPVSKPKKKKEKKEKDKKKENKHNKSKPEEKGKPAQPPKPAQQKKGPARKANSTVPGNRQPKKGGRGPGYESDEEMSLPMTYDEKRQLSLDINRLPGEKLGRVVHIIQSREPSLRDSNPDEIEIDFETLKPSTLRELERYVKSCLQKKQRKPPQKGGSGPSRLSGSSSSSDSGSSSSSGSTSDSSDSD